TCGTTACGATTGGAATGCATGACCGGCTCCGGCCGGTTACGGAAAACCCCGCCGTCAGGCGGGGTTTTTGCATCTGCCTTGACCTGCGGGTCGCCACTGGCAATACTTTCCGTTCTACCCAGTCCCGAAACCGACCTTGGACGACATTCCCTTATCGCTGTTGCTGACCACCCTGATCCTGCTGCTGGTGCTGTCGGCGTTTTTTTCCATGTCCGAAACCAGCATGATGGCGGTCAACCGCTATCGGCTGCGACACCGGGCCTTGCACGGCCATCGCGGGGCAAAGCTGGCGCAGGCGCTGCTGGCCCGTACCGACAAGCTGCTCGGCGTGATCCTGCTCGGCAACAACTTCGTCAATGCGGCGGCGGCGTCACTGGCGACGGTCATCACCTTCCGCCTGGTCGGACAGAACGAGATCGCGCTCGGCATTGCCACCGTGCTGGTGACCTTCGCCATTCTGGTGTTTGCCGAGGCGACGCCGAAAGTCATTGCCGCCACCCACCCGGAACGGATTGCGCTGGCCGCCAGCTACCCGCTGACGTTGCTGCTGAAACTCGCCTATCCGGTAGTCTGGTTCGTCAACCTGTTCGTCCACGGGCTGATCCGTCTGCTGCGCGTGCAGCCCGAGCCGGAAACGACGCAGCTGACACCGGAAGAATTGCGGGTGCTGGTGCTGGAAAGCGGGCAGTTCATTGCCAAGAAGCACCAGTCGATGCTGCTGAACCTGTTCGAGCTGCAGAACTGCACGGTCGATGATGTGATGATCCCGCGCCAGCAGATCGAAATGATCGACCTGGCCGATGACATCGACGATATCGTGCGCCAGCTGCGCACCTGCCATCACACCCGGCTGCCGGTCTGCGAGGGTTCCAGCGACAATGTGATCGGCGTGCTGCATACGCGCAAGGTGCTTGGCCTGACCGACACGGCACTGACACCGCTGCGGCTGCGCAGCGTGCTGCGCTCGCCGTACTACGTGCCGGCCGGCACGCCGCTGTTCACCCAGTTGCAGAATTTCCAGGAAAACCGCCGCCGCATCGGCATCGTCGTCGACGAGTATGGCGAGATGCAGGGGCTGCTGACGCTGGAAGACATTCTCGAACAGGTGGTCGGCGAGTTCACCACCTCGGCGCCAACCTTTGCCACCCACCTCGACCGCCAGGCCGACGGCTCGGTGCTGGTCGATGGCAGCGAGCAGCTGCGCGACCTGAACCGCAAGTTCGATACCCGGCTGCCGGTCGACGGACCGCGTACCGTCAACGGTCTGGTGCTCGAATACTTCCAGGACATCCCCGAGCCGGGCACCTGCTTCAAGCTGCATGGCTGCGTGTTCGAAGTGGTGCAGGCCGGCGACAAGGGTGTGCGCCGGGTCCGCATCCGGCCTCCGGGCTGAGTCCCGGCCATGAATGGCGTCCTCGCGCTGATTGCGCCGGCACCGCTGATCGCGGGCTGCGCCGTGCTCGGGCTGCTGTTCGGCAGCTTCTTTACCGTGCTGGTGCACCGCTTGCCGCGACGGCTGCTCGGCGACAGTGCCGATACGCTGTGGGCGCCACGCTCGCATTGCCCGCATTGCCGGCACGTGCTGGGCGCATGGGAGAACCTGCCGCTGCTGTCGTGGCTGGGGCTGCGTGGCCGCTGTCGCGCGTGCCACACGCCCGTTGGCTGGCACTATCCGTTGCTGGAGGCCGGCAGCATGCTGCTGGCGGCGGCGCTGGCCTGGCACTTTGGCGCCGGCTGGCCGCTGGCGGGGGCACTGCTGCTGTGCGGTTTTCTGCTGCCGCTGGCCGTCATCGACGCCCGTACCGGTTTGCTGCCGGACAGCCTGACCCGGCCGCTGCTGTGGCTGGGCCTGCTGTTCAATCTGTCCGCCGACGGTTTTGCGCCGCTCCCCGCCGCCGTGATCGGCGCGGCGGGCGGCTATGCTGTCTTGTGGCTGACTTGTCGCGCATGCACACTGCTGACCGGCCGGGATGGCATGGGGCATGGCGATTTCAAACTGCTGGCGGCGATCGGCGCCTGGCTGGGCTGGCCGCAACTGGGCCCGGTGCTGCTGCTGGCAGCCGGGTCGGCGGCGCTGGTCGGCGTGCTGCTGATCGCGTCCGGTCGGCGTCATCGTCATGATGCCATCCCGTTTGGCCCGTATCTTGCTGCTGCAGCCGTGGTCGTGCTGTGGCGCGCACCGTTTTGACAGAAGGAATCGGCGTGGGTGAAATCAGACTGATGGCGACCAGGGGTGAGGCATGACAAAAAAAGCACCGTTTGTGGTCGGATTGACCGGGGGTATCGGCAGTGGCAAGAGCGCCGTTGCCGACCTGTTTGCGTCGCACGGCGTGCCGGTGGTCGATACCGACCAGATCGCACGCGACCTGACCGTGGCCGGCGGGGCGGCGATGGCCGACATCGTGGCGGCATTCGGCCCGCAGTTCGCGCTGGCTGACGGCAGCCTGGACCGTGCGGCGATGCGGGCGCGGGTGTTCGGCGATGAGGCGGAACGGCAGCGGCTGAATGCCATTCTGCATCCGCGCATCAATGCGGAAAGCCGGCGCCAGATTGCCGCCAGCTGTGGCCCCTATGTGCTGCTGGTGGTGCCGCTGCTGTTCGAGACCGGCGGTTATGCCGACCTGTGCCAGCGCACACTGGCCGTCGATTGCCCGGAATGGATGCAGGTAGCGCGGGTCACGGCACGTAGTGGCTTGGCGGCCGATCAGGTCAGGG
This portion of the Microvirgula aerodenitrificans DSM 15089 genome encodes:
- a CDS encoding HlyC/CorC family transporter, yielding MDDIPLSLLLTTLILLLVLSAFFSMSETSMMAVNRYRLRHRALHGHRGAKLAQALLARTDKLLGVILLGNNFVNAAAASLATVITFRLVGQNEIALGIATVLVTFAILVFAEATPKVIAATHPERIALAASYPLTLLLKLAYPVVWFVNLFVHGLIRLLRVQPEPETTQLTPEELRVLVLESGQFIAKKHQSMLLNLFELQNCTVDDVMIPRQQIEMIDLADDIDDIVRQLRTCHHTRLPVCEGSSDNVIGVLHTRKVLGLTDTALTPLRLRSVLRSPYYVPAGTPLFTQLQNFQENRRRIGIVVDEYGEMQGLLTLEDILEQVVGEFTTSAPTFATHLDRQADGSVLVDGSEQLRDLNRKFDTRLPVDGPRTVNGLVLEYFQDIPEPGTCFKLHGCVFEVVQAGDKGVRRVRIRPPG
- a CDS encoding prepilin peptidase gives rise to the protein MNGVLALIAPAPLIAGCAVLGLLFGSFFTVLVHRLPRRLLGDSADTLWAPRSHCPHCRHVLGAWENLPLLSWLGLRGRCRACHTPVGWHYPLLEAGSMLLAAALAWHFGAGWPLAGALLLCGFLLPLAVIDARTGLLPDSLTRPLLWLGLLFNLSADGFAPLPAAVIGAAGGYAVLWLTCRACTLLTGRDGMGHGDFKLLAAIGAWLGWPQLGPVLLLAAGSAALVGVLLIASGRRHRHDAIPFGPYLAAAAVVVLWRAPF
- the coaE gene encoding dephospho-CoA kinase (Dephospho-CoA kinase (CoaE) performs the final step in coenzyme A biosynthesis.), translated to MTKKAPFVVGLTGGIGSGKSAVADLFASHGVPVVDTDQIARDLTVAGGAAMADIVAAFGPQFALADGSLDRAAMRARVFGDEAERQRLNAILHPRINAESRRQIAASCGPYVLLVVPLLFETGGYADLCQRTLAVDCPEWMQVARVTARSGLAADQVRAIMTAQMPRDARLAQADDIVDNSGSLSSLALAVAEKHHDYLTLAAA